One genomic segment of Rivularia sp. PCC 7116 includes these proteins:
- a CDS encoding glycosyltransferase family 2 protein yields MNSIGVVVIGRNEGNRLKESLLSVVEEQTTVVYVDSGSTDDSVKIARSLGVYVVDLDLSIPFTAARARNAGFSYLLELEPDTEFVQFVDGDCLVAPGWLKIAQSELIAHPDVVVVCGRRREEFPGSSVYNLLCDVEWNTPVGEAQACGGDSMMRVAAFKKVGGFNPTLIAGEEPELCVRLRREKGRILRLDADMTYHDAKILRFSQWWKREIRNGHAYAEGMWLHGSSRERHWVRESLRCWFWAFFLPVMALITLVPTQGLSFLLLLIVYALLAFKVYRMTLNKGFKSKDAVSYAIFCGVLDKYPILIGQIKFFISKLLKRQSTIVEYKNTISAS; encoded by the coding sequence ATGAATTCAATAGGGGTTGTAGTTATCGGGCGTAATGAAGGTAATCGTCTTAAAGAATCTTTACTATCGGTTGTAGAAGAACAAACAACTGTAGTTTATGTTGATTCGGGTTCGACAGATGATAGTGTCAAAATTGCTCGTTCTCTTGGAGTCTATGTAGTCGATTTAGATTTATCTATACCATTTACTGCCGCTCGGGCAAGAAATGCTGGTTTTTCTTATCTTTTAGAGTTAGAACCGGATACCGAGTTTGTTCAGTTTGTAGATGGAGACTGTTTGGTTGCTCCCGGATGGTTGAAAATTGCCCAAAGCGAATTAATCGCACATCCCGATGTTGTAGTTGTATGCGGTCGTCGCCGCGAAGAATTTCCCGGAAGCTCTGTTTATAACTTGCTTTGCGATGTGGAATGGAATACTCCTGTAGGTGAAGCACAAGCATGCGGCGGTGATTCCATGATGCGAGTAGCAGCCTTTAAAAAAGTAGGAGGTTTCAATCCGACTTTAATTGCTGGAGAAGAACCAGAATTATGTGTCAGGTTGCGTCGAGAAAAGGGTCGCATCTTACGTCTGGATGCGGATATGACATACCATGATGCTAAAATCCTCCGCTTTAGCCAATGGTGGAAACGCGAAATTCGTAACGGTCATGCCTACGCAGAAGGTATGTGGCTGCACGGTTCTAGCCGCGAACGACATTGGGTAAGAGAAAGCTTAAGGTGCTGGTTTTGGGCTTTCTTTTTGCCTGTAATGGCTTTAATAACTTTGGTGCCTACTCAAGGATTGAGCTTTTTGTTGCTTTTGATAGTGTATGCTCTATTAGCTTTCAAAGTTTACCGAATGACTCTAAATAAAGGCTTTAAGTCAAAAGATGCTGTTTCTTACGCCATATTTTGCGGCGTATTAGATAAATATCCTATATTAATCGGTCAGATCAAGTTTTTTATTTCTAAGCTATTAAAACGACAATCCACTATTGTCGAGTACAAAAATACTATTTCTGCTAGTTGA
- a CDS encoding polysaccharide biosynthesis tyrosine autokinase: MKNKNNAQEIDIQQYWLIVKRRWLFLVAAMLGSIGLSWLLILRQKPEYQATGLLLFKSDRISSLTKAGEKIGDLESLMREGNPLETQAVIVQSEPILQKVIDTLNLKDDDGKPLEPEALDLEIEPLVGTDVINVSYTSDKPRLAASIVNQVMESYVDNNIESNRAQVVAAGEFLKKQVPLSKIELEQATQALLQFKNKNQVIQLPEEATAAIQNISTLDGEINQARASLAELTAQESQLASKLDFSANQAVEITSLNQISGVQEVLGELQKVQTQLASERANYTSAHPLIRKLENQATLLQSLLQQRKQEASGRQQNIPNNRLQIGEIKQSLVNQLVQVQTQKDGLQTKLQTLTNIRDNYQQKLAILPNLEKQQTELERRLSVAQTDYENLITRLQEIELAEKQTIGNSSIIQKARVPKKPSLSKMTLLLAGGGVFVGLLFGIAAAFTVDLIDRSLKTVKEIEGFFNYTLVGLIPKFEPDSKSTDSNPIVDTISPRIIVASSPRTMIHEAYQMLQANLKFISHKEVRTIAVTSSVVGEGKSEVTANLGAILAQGGQRVLIVDADMRQPMQHHLWGLINSGGLSNVIVGQDELYRCHHQVTENLSVLTAGVQPPNPSALIDSAGMDSLIQQLLPSYDYIIFDTPPLAGTPDAAVLGKMVDGVLLVARPRVVDSASATAAKSLLERSEAKVLGIVANAVNVKQEPESYFYYSEPRGSKSTNETQTEVESKEWVKK, translated from the coding sequence ATGAAAAATAAAAACAATGCTCAAGAAATAGATATTCAGCAATATTGGCTAATTGTGAAACGCCGATGGTTATTTTTAGTAGCAGCGATGTTAGGTTCGATAGGTTTATCGTGGCTTCTAATCTTGCGACAAAAACCTGAATATCAAGCGACTGGATTACTATTGTTTAAATCCGACAGAATTTCATCGCTAACCAAAGCAGGAGAAAAAATTGGGGATTTAGAATCTTTAATGCGCGAAGGTAATCCTTTAGAAACCCAAGCTGTAATAGTTCAATCTGAGCCAATTTTACAAAAAGTAATTGATACTTTAAATCTCAAGGATGACGATGGTAAACCTTTAGAGCCAGAAGCACTAGACTTAGAAATTGAACCACTTGTAGGAACGGATGTAATCAACGTTTCTTATACCTCAGATAAACCTCGATTAGCAGCATCAATCGTTAATCAGGTAATGGAGTCTTATGTTGATAACAATATTGAGTCAAATCGCGCTCAAGTTGTTGCTGCTGGCGAATTTCTCAAGAAACAGGTACCGCTATCAAAAATAGAATTAGAGCAAGCAACACAAGCTTTACTTCAGTTCAAAAATAAAAACCAGGTTATACAGCTTCCCGAAGAAGCTACTGCTGCAATTCAAAATATTAGCACCTTAGATGGGGAAATCAATCAAGCAAGAGCATCCCTAGCAGAATTAACTGCTCAAGAATCGCAACTAGCCAGCAAACTAGATTTTTCTGCAAACCAAGCTGTTGAAATTACTTCTCTAAACCAGATATCTGGGGTACAAGAAGTTTTGGGCGAATTGCAAAAAGTGCAGACTCAATTAGCGTCAGAAAGAGCAAATTATACCTCAGCACATCCATTAATTAGAAAACTAGAAAATCAAGCAACTCTGCTCCAATCATTATTACAGCAGCGAAAGCAAGAGGCATCGGGAAGGCAGCAGAATATTCCTAACAATCGCTTGCAGATTGGAGAAATTAAACAATCTTTAGTGAATCAATTAGTTCAGGTACAAACTCAAAAAGATGGCTTACAAACCAAGCTGCAAACTTTAACTAATATTCGCGATAATTATCAGCAAAAATTGGCGATTCTTCCCAACTTGGAAAAACAGCAGACAGAATTAGAGCGAAGATTATCCGTAGCACAAACTGATTATGAAAATTTAATCACTAGATTACAAGAAATTGAATTAGCAGAAAAGCAAACAATTGGGAATTCTAGTATTATCCAAAAAGCACGGGTTCCGAAGAAACCAAGTCTTTCCAAAATGACGCTTTTACTAGCAGGAGGAGGTGTATTTGTCGGCTTGTTATTTGGTATTGCGGCTGCATTTACTGTCGATTTAATCGATAGATCGCTGAAAACTGTCAAGGAAATTGAAGGCTTTTTCAACTACACTTTAGTTGGGCTAATTCCTAAATTTGAGCCTGATAGCAAATCAACTGATTCAAACCCAATTGTTGATACTATTTCACCCAGAATTATTGTTGCTTCTTCTCCTCGCACGATGATTCATGAAGCCTATCAGATGCTTCAGGCAAATTTAAAATTTATTAGCCACAAAGAAGTGCGGACAATTGCAGTTACAAGTTCGGTAGTTGGTGAAGGTAAATCCGAAGTAACTGCGAACTTAGGTGCTATCCTTGCTCAAGGCGGACAACGAGTTTTAATCGTCGATGCAGATATGCGTCAGCCAATGCAGCATCATTTATGGGGTTTGATAAATTCTGGTGGCTTAAGCAATGTCATTGTTGGACAAGATGAACTTTACCGATGCCATCATCAAGTTACTGAAAACTTGTCGGTATTAACTGCGGGTGTTCAACCTCCAAACCCATCAGCTTTAATTGATTCTGCTGGTATGGATTCTTTAATTCAACAATTATTGCCAAGTTACGACTATATCATCTTTGATACTCCTCCTTTGGCTGGAACACCCGATGCCGCAGTTCTCGGAAAGATGGTAGATGGCGTATTACTCGTAGCTCGTCCCCGAGTTGTAGATTCTGCTAGTGCGACTGCTGCCAAGTCTTTATTAGAACGCTCCGAAGCTAAGGTGTTAGGAATCGTAGCGAATGCAGTCAACGTTAAGCAGGAGCCTGAAAGCTACTTCTACTATTCCGAGCCGCGAGGTTCAAAAAGTACAAACGAAACCCAAACAGAGGTTGAGAGTAAAGAATGGGTGAAAAAGTAG
- a CDS encoding serine O-acetyltransferase: MGEKVEFNLSLWKQIEEDWIAHGCDWTKPGFRAVAIHRFGVWRMKINSKLLRAPFSILYNFFYRKIRNTYGIELPCTVELGRRVIIEHQGAIVIHGYSSIGDDSIIRQGVTLGNRYLEFPLEAPKLGKQVNVGAGAKIFGNISIGDRANIGANAVVLTDIPSKSTAVGIPAKILKKECSQT, from the coding sequence ATGGGTGAAAAAGTAGAGTTTAATTTGAGTTTGTGGAAACAGATCGAAGAAGACTGGATTGCTCACGGTTGTGATTGGACTAAACCAGGATTTAGAGCTGTAGCCATTCATCGTTTTGGGGTTTGGAGAATGAAAATTAATTCCAAACTCCTTCGGGCACCTTTTAGCATCTTGTACAACTTTTTTTATCGTAAAATTCGTAACACTTATGGTATCGAATTGCCTTGTACCGTCGAGCTAGGAAGAAGAGTAATTATCGAACATCAGGGAGCAATTGTAATTCATGGATATTCTAGCATCGGCGATGATAGCATTATTCGCCAAGGAGTAACTTTAGGGAATCGATATTTAGAGTTTCCCTTAGAAGCTCCCAAGTTAGGAAAACAAGTAAATGTAGGGGCTGGGGCAAAAATTTTCGGGAATATTTCTATTGGAGATCGAGCAAATATTGGTGCCAATGCTGTGGTTTTGACAGACATTCCATCAAAGTCAACAGCAGTAGGAATACCAGCTAAAATCTTGAAAAAAGAATGCTCACAGACTTAA
- a CDS encoding NAD(P)-dependent oxidoreductase: MKLLVTGASGFLGQYVVAQALRNGHQISAVVRPQTNEKRLVWHNHPNVEFIRLDLLNKNGISDALGLVDAVIHLAAVKEGDFNTRFAGTVTATQNLLDAMQAANIMRLVNISTFSVYDYFRSPLGTTLTEESLIESNPLERDEYAQTKLIQSELVRKFERTHNARVTIIRPGLIYGRDNLWNSLLGGKLTKNLWLRIGGYATMPLVYVENCAIAIVQAAERNQAIGQIINIVDDNLPTQRAYVKKLKKYKYPLPKMVPVNWTLMRAIAWTIWKCNKVIFKGKAKLPGIANPVILDARFKHFRFSNVRAKEILNWKPKYSLDTALQRSCSNEELLQIEECKELEIKS, encoded by the coding sequence ATGAAATTATTAGTTACAGGTGCATCAGGATTTTTAGGACAGTATGTTGTCGCCCAAGCATTGCGAAACGGACATCAAATAAGCGCCGTTGTTCGTCCTCAGACAAACGAAAAACGCTTAGTTTGGCATAATCATCCCAACGTTGAATTTATTCGTCTTGATTTGTTAAATAAAAACGGCATCTCTGATGCATTAGGGCTTGTAGATGCTGTAATTCATTTAGCTGCGGTTAAAGAAGGAGATTTTAATACTCGATTTGCCGGTACTGTAACCGCTACTCAAAACTTGCTTGATGCCATGCAAGCAGCAAATATTATGCGGCTGGTTAATATCAGTACCTTTTCAGTGTATGATTATTTTCGTAGTCCATTAGGAACTACTCTCACAGAAGAATCACTGATTGAAAGCAACCCTTTAGAACGGGATGAATATGCTCAAACCAAACTAATTCAATCAGAATTAGTACGAAAGTTTGAACGAACCCATAATGCTCGGGTTACAATTATTCGTCCTGGATTAATCTACGGGAGAGATAACTTATGGAATTCTCTACTCGGTGGAAAATTAACTAAAAATCTATGGTTGCGAATTGGTGGTTATGCCACAATGCCATTGGTATATGTCGAAAATTGCGCGATCGCAATCGTTCAGGCTGCGGAGCGCAATCAAGCAATCGGTCAAATTATCAATATTGTTGATGACAACTTACCAACTCAAAGAGCTTATGTTAAAAAATTAAAAAAGTATAAATATCCTCTACCTAAAATGGTTCCAGTCAATTGGACGCTTATGCGTGCAATAGCTTGGACAATTTGGAAGTGCAATAAAGTCATATTTAAAGGAAAAGCAAAATTACCTGGAATTGCAAATCCGGTAATTCTAGATGCTAGATTTAAGCACTTCCGCTTCAGCAATGTCCGTGCAAAAGAGATTTTAAACTGGAAACCAAAATACTCCCTTGATACAGCACTACAACGCAGTTGCAGTAACGAGGAACTATTACAGATTGAAGAGTGTAAGGAATTAGAAATAAAGAGCTAG
- a CDS encoding O-antigen ligase produces the protein MTQQIFSQIIRLLEKSFIFIGLTFFSGVFGVDSLGIVLPQSIVSLFRFSTWGISAFLVLLLWQNTLIKISQNLLLFILVAIAYFSFIWSQFPDVTFFTSRDILMTTCFGLYFATRFSLKEQVELIAFTLLIGAIASIFCVVALPNVAIHSDVHAGALKGLYGHKNHFGGMMILMCLTFFALPKENLKIYKYFGMMFSVFLILLSTSKTSLVISLLLISIVFFYKNFRWKGKISVVLLDVGILILGCVSIFVFAYWVELLTGLGRDATLTGRTPVWGVMISRLMERPFFGYGRGAFFAPKSAYAFEAGQAIKTGWIPPHGHNGFLDLAVDVGFVGLALFLITYLVSFARALKRAYTSHNPEDFFPLTFLLLLIMNNVTESLLIYQSNIYWVLFLTTTFTLSQKESISEDNEDEEMEENYMMHQRHSYSNHN, from the coding sequence ATGACTCAACAAATATTCAGTCAAATTATTAGACTATTAGAAAAAAGTTTTATATTTATAGGTTTAACTTTCTTCAGCGGAGTATTCGGGGTAGATTCTTTAGGTATTGTGCTTCCACAAAGTATTGTTTCGTTATTCAGATTCTCTACTTGGGGAATATCAGCATTTTTAGTATTACTCCTTTGGCAAAATACGCTAATCAAAATCAGTCAAAATTTACTACTATTTATTTTAGTAGCTATAGCTTATTTTTCATTTATTTGGTCGCAATTTCCAGATGTGACATTCTTTACTTCAAGAGATATCTTGATGACTACCTGCTTCGGTCTATATTTTGCAACAAGATTTAGTTTAAAAGAACAAGTAGAATTAATTGCATTTACTTTGTTAATCGGAGCTATAGCTAGTATATTTTGTGTTGTTGCATTACCTAACGTCGCGATTCACTCAGATGTCCATGCAGGAGCGTTAAAAGGATTATACGGGCATAAGAATCATTTTGGTGGCATGATGATTTTGATGTGCTTAACATTTTTTGCACTACCGAAAGAAAATCTCAAAATATATAAGTATTTTGGGATGATGTTTTCAGTTTTCTTGATACTGCTTTCAACTTCTAAAACTTCATTAGTTATTTCTTTATTATTAATATCAATTGTCTTCTTCTATAAAAACTTTCGCTGGAAAGGCAAAATCAGCGTAGTTTTACTAGATGTTGGCATATTAATTTTAGGGTGTGTCAGCATTTTCGTTTTTGCTTATTGGGTAGAGCTTTTAACTGGTTTGGGAAGAGATGCAACTTTAACGGGAAGAACTCCTGTTTGGGGAGTAATGATTTCAAGATTAATGGAAAGACCATTCTTTGGTTATGGACGTGGAGCATTTTTTGCTCCTAAAAGTGCTTATGCATTTGAAGCTGGTCAAGCAATCAAAACTGGCTGGATTCCACCTCACGGTCACAATGGTTTTCTCGATTTAGCTGTTGATGTTGGTTTCGTTGGTTTAGCATTATTTCTGATTACTTATTTGGTCAGTTTTGCTCGTGCATTAAAGCGGGCTTATACAAGCCATAATCCAGAAGATTTTTTTCCTTTAACTTTTTTATTACTGTTGATAATGAATAATGTCACAGAAAGTTTATTAATTTATCAAAGCAATATATATTGGGTCTTATTTCTGACTACTACTTTCACTTTGAGTCAAAAAGAATCTATTAGTGAAGATAATGAAGATGAAGAGATGGAAGAAAATTATATGATGCATCAAAGGCATTCATATTCTAATCATAACTAA
- a CDS encoding glycosyltransferase family 4 protein has translation MRIAYLTGEYPRATDTFIQREVANLRSMGADVHTFSIRRTGDEHIVGEEQKIERDRTFYILPPNIIDLTLAHLNLLFNFPGKYLESIRLAWSISQPGLRGAFYQLFYFLEAGIVANQIKRRQIEHLHNHIAEASGTVAMLAAKMGGFSYSFTLHGPYIFFKPYQWRLDEKIKRALFVSCISNYARSQGMIFAPMEMWNKMHIIHCGVDPSLFDVVSHQQQGTRLLYVGRLAGAKGLPILLESLAILKQQHPQIVLTVVGDGSDRKELEDMTFKLGLSQNVEFVGYKSQAEVREYFQNTDVFVMSSFAEGIPVVLMEAMAAGVPVVATQIAGISELVEDSINGYLVPPGDSKVLAERIEDLLKDYKLRAAFGKAGRAKVEIDFNIYHEAARLHRVMNSALQNRVESIRPEYQEKQFSLTK, from the coding sequence ATGCGTATTGCTTATTTAACTGGCGAATATCCCAGAGCCACAGATACTTTTATTCAACGAGAAGTTGCCAATTTACGCTCGATGGGGGCTGATGTACATACATTCTCGATTCGTCGCACCGGTGATGAACATATTGTTGGAGAAGAACAAAAAATAGAGCGCGATCGCACTTTTTATATTCTCCCTCCGAATATTATTGATTTAACTTTAGCGCATCTAAATTTACTATTTAATTTTCCTGGTAAATACCTAGAGAGTATAAGGCTTGCATGGTCTATAAGTCAACCTGGATTGCGAGGCGCATTCTATCAGCTCTTCTACTTTTTGGAAGCTGGGATTGTTGCTAACCAAATAAAGCGCAGACAAATTGAACATCTACATAACCATATTGCTGAAGCTAGCGGTACAGTAGCAATGCTGGCAGCAAAAATGGGAGGTTTCAGCTACAGTTTCACCTTACACGGACCTTATATTTTTTTTAAGCCGTATCAATGGCGACTTGATGAAAAGATAAAGCGGGCGTTGTTTGTCAGTTGTATTAGTAACTATGCTCGCAGCCAAGGAATGATTTTCGCACCCATGGAAATGTGGAATAAAATGCATATAATCCATTGCGGAGTAGATCCCTCTTTATTCGATGTAGTTTCTCATCAGCAACAGGGTACAAGATTACTTTATGTAGGTAGACTAGCAGGAGCGAAAGGATTGCCAATTTTGCTCGAAAGTCTAGCTATTTTGAAACAGCAACACCCTCAAATAGTATTAACTGTAGTTGGTGATGGTTCAGATCGAAAAGAGTTAGAAGATATGACATTTAAGTTGGGATTAAGCCAGAATGTAGAATTCGTTGGCTATAAATCTCAAGCTGAAGTCAGAGAATATTTTCAAAACACCGATGTATTTGTAATGTCGAGTTTTGCGGAAGGAATACCGGTGGTGCTAATGGAAGCAATGGCTGCTGGTGTACCGGTGGTAGCTACTCAAATTGCAGGCATTAGCGAGTTGGTGGAAGATAGCATTAATGGCTATTTAGTTCCACCTGGAGATTCTAAGGTTTTAGCGGAGCGAATCGAAGACTTACTAAAAGACTACAAATTAAGAGCAGCTTTTGGTAAAGCCGGACGTGCAAAAGTTGAAATAGATTTCAACATATACCATGAAGCAGCAAGACTTCATCGAGTCATGAATAGTGCTTTACAAAATCGCGTAGAGTCAATTCGTCCCGAATATCAGGAAAAGCAATTTTCTTTGACAAAATAA
- a CDS encoding glycosyltransferase family 2 protein — translation MYELTFKLIALYAIKFILISLSSIIFIVCLFFLLESAAASISKDFSVYRDKWQDTKITVLIPAHNEEISIASTLETIIPVLKKQDDVVVVADNCSDRTAEIARSIGATVIERFDSLNKGKGYALDYGLQYMEAEPPDVVVIIDADCKVEQGAIEQLTECSISTNRPVQASYLMVKPDNSVSSKDFVSQFSIIVRNFVRPLGLKRLGVPSPLLGTGMAFPFSVIRSVNVASGHLLEDIKLGLDLNLIGHKPIFYPQARVTAYLPSSSQAAKSQKTRWIHGHLQIIQTYIPILLKQAILQKRFDLLPSILDLCIPPLTLAVMTWWGLMTISLVFALFQGLWMPAILSLSAGLCLFAGLFLAWAKFAINLIPLDKLLAVPLYVLGKIPVYLKFIVAPQKAWVRTERE, via the coding sequence ATGTACGAATTAACTTTCAAACTTATAGCTCTATATGCTATTAAGTTTATTCTAATTTCTCTGTCATCAATTATATTTATTGTCTGTTTATTTTTTCTGCTTGAATCTGCTGCTGCCTCAATATCCAAAGATTTTTCTGTCTATAGAGATAAATGGCAGGATACAAAAATTACAGTATTGATACCGGCACATAATGAGGAGATTTCTATCGCATCAACTTTAGAAACAATTATCCCAGTTTTGAAAAAACAAGACGACGTAGTTGTAGTTGCTGATAATTGCAGCGATAGAACAGCCGAGATAGCCCGCTCAATTGGTGCGACGGTAATTGAACGTTTTGATTCACTTAATAAAGGTAAAGGATATGCTTTAGATTATGGTTTGCAGTATATGGAAGCAGAACCACCCGATGTAGTAGTAATAATTGATGCTGACTGCAAAGTAGAACAAGGAGCCATCGAACAATTAACAGAATGCTCTATTTCCACGAATCGCCCCGTTCAAGCAAGTTATCTGATGGTAAAACCAGATAATTCTGTGTCTTCTAAAGACTTTGTTTCGCAATTTTCTATCATTGTCAGAAATTTCGTTCGTCCATTGGGGCTAAAACGCTTGGGAGTACCGAGTCCTTTATTAGGTACTGGTATGGCTTTTCCTTTTTCAGTAATTCGTTCGGTAAATGTAGCCAGCGGTCATTTGTTAGAGGATATTAAATTAGGATTAGATCTGAATTTGATTGGACATAAACCAATCTTTTACCCGCAAGCTAGAGTAACAGCTTATTTGCCGTCATCTTCGCAAGCAGCAAAAAGCCAAAAAACCCGCTGGATACACGGTCATTTACAAATTATCCAAACTTATATTCCAATATTACTTAAACAAGCTATACTGCAAAAAAGGTTTGATTTATTACCCAGTATTTTAGATTTATGCATTCCTCCTTTGACTCTGGCTGTAATGACTTGGTGGGGTTTAATGACTATTTCTCTAGTATTTGCCTTGTTCCAAGGATTATGGATGCCCGCTATCTTGTCACTAAGTGCGGGATTATGTTTATTCGCAGGATTATTTTTAGCTTGGGCTAAATTTGCCATTAATTTAATACCTCTGGATAAACTTTTAGCTGTTCCTCTATATGTGTTGGGTAAAATTCCAGTCTATTTAAAATTTATAGTCGCACCTCAAAAAGCGTGGGTTCGTACAGAAAGAGAATAA